In Tachypleus tridentatus isolate NWPU-2018 chromosome 7, ASM421037v1, whole genome shotgun sequence, a genomic segment contains:
- the LOC143256635 gene encoding uncharacterized protein LOC143256635 yields MRLKSKVRHLKEESFLLNRIQQGWNSLQVTEKQLLFNFNNNHRVSYSCNLASPSEDESDRAMSLSSPEIICRNGSAEYDVLSESDLDSNCTSPLLKTLTLKEHTNGGNRELGVRDDCNNNGNSASSSSFSPREDLESGDSIFSDISEDSSQDYSLDHSEGSHDNYDVSETEINSRKELIRLNELSFRDQLQSNLPDCVAQEWQVYSALFKKQKFDKTLIKQHASKDQHMHCSDAPESGSSEFMDFTPISETSSSSDFDINMATETLNNFSMATSKHCDIQCLVNKEEENANINIQENESTTTCLEEPKILNTASTIPKNITDKFQNEQAFEFITSKVKCEFDSGEKENRKKENINDSPPLKKSSNCINTKYGGPIPSAVKPVIETLFMEHLFSINDDKKDKITYFSSCKKNSGEMPEPLDIDSDNLTPEIKKTNERSENPYEHVELPMPNMDVGLGSRDDTSIISLQKQHSGDLAVISPCHHVTKQKEVYSVGNSDVETFLLSNTLNNNSIMNSAVYKNMAENVKLPIVCVSTRTTQPSSLTEKDKSKYIYPQKDKYKSSSEVLGNFDVCNIETTMPKIDWTAMETHLTQAAKEPDWYLRHQHDREEIRKKLAMDSDSEDYYCGERVTKKPSLSTRLQSGMNLQICFMNETASDQESQGSDQDAENYCQNDNLSEELSNEKIIGGSTVLSYYDKTKSSKSLTESTNSSQVSGTKRQRPSFFFNRPRRWSLQSSHKNRETKEKVEEDFITRQARLQTEARLALAQAKVMARMQMEVEKQRKKKSPIADIVGIPLPDGHCHLSRQF; encoded by the exons ATGAGATTGAAGTCCAAGGTCCGTCACCTCAAAGAGGAAAGTTTTCTTTTGAACAG AATTCAACAAGGCTGGAATAGTCTTCAAGTTACCGAGAAACAACTCCTGTTTAATTTCAATAACAATCATAGAGTAAGCTACAGTTGTAACCTTGCATCGCCTTCAGAAGATGAAAGCGACCGAGCAATGTCTTTGTCCTCCCCCGAAATTATCTGCAGAAATGGAAGTGCCGAATATGACGTCCTTTCAGAATCGGATTTAGATTCAAACTGTACCAGTCCGCTTCTTAAAACTTTGACTTTAAAAGAACATACCAACGGCGGAAACAGGGAACTCGGTGTAAGAGATGATTGTAACAATAATGGTAACAGCGCCAGCAGTTCTAGCTTTAGTCCTCGGGAGGATTTAGAAAGTGGAGACTCCATATTTTCTGATATATCGGAAGATTCCTCACAGGACTATTCACTGGATCATTCAGAAGGCAGTCATGATAATTATGATGTCTCCGAAACAGAAATAAACTCACGGAAGGAACTGATAAGATTGAATGAACTAAGTTTTCGAGATCAGCTCCAGAGTAATTTACCTGATTGTGTGGCTCAAGAGTGGCAAGTTTATTCAGCTcttttcaagaaacaaaaatttgATAAGACTTTAATTAAACAGCATGCTTCAAAGGATCAACATATGCACTGCAGTGACGCTCCTGAATCCGGAAGTTCCGAATTTATGGATTTCACTCCTATAAGTGAAACGAGTTCTTCTTCTGACTTTGATATCAACATGGCCACGGAGACGTTGAATAATTTCTCTATGGCTACTAGTAAACACTGTGATATTCAGTGTTTGGTGAATAAAGAGGAagaaaatgcaaatattaatATCCAAGAAAATGAATCAACAACAACATGCTTAGAAGAgccaaaaattttaaatacagcTTCAACCATTCCCAAAAATATAACAGACAAGTTCCAGAACGAGCAAGCATTCGAATTTATTACTTCAAAAGTAAAGTGTGAATTTGACTCTGGTGAAAAAGAAAAccgaaaaaaagaaaatataaatgattcTCCCCCACTCAAAAAATCCAGTAATTGCATAAACACGAAATACGGAGGTCCTATACCTTCTGCTGTGAAGCCTGTCATTGAAACGTTGTTTATGGAACACTTGTTTTCTATCAATGATgacaaaaaagataaaataacgtATTTTAGTTCTTGTAAAAAGAATAGTGGAGAAATGCCAGAACCACTCGATATTGATTCTGATAATCTGACACCAGAGATAAAAAAGACAAATGAAAGATCGGAGAATCCATATGAACATGTTGAACTCCCAATGCCCAACATGGATGTAGGATTAGGGAGCAGAGATGACACTTCCATTATATCTCTTCAAAAACAACATTCAGGTGATCTTGCTGTTATCTCACCATGTCACCATGTAACGAAGCAAAAAGAAGTATATTCAGTTGGGAATTCTGACGTGGAAACATTTTTGCTTTCCAATACCCTAAACAACAACAGCATAATGAATAGCGCTGTTTACAAAAACATGGCGGAAAATGTGAAGTTACCCATTGTTTGTGTATCTACCCGAACAACACAACCTAGTTCATTGACAGAGAAAGATAAAAGCAAATACATATATCcacaaaaagataaatataaatccTCATCAGAAGTTTTGGGAAACTTTGACGTCTGCAACATTGAAACAACAATGCCAAAAATCGATTGGACGGCAATGGAAACGCATCTAACTCAAGCTGCAAAGGAACCCGATTGGTATTTACGG CATCAACATGACAGAGAAGAAATTCGCAAGAAGTTGGCTATGGACTCTGACAGTGAAGACTATTATTGTGGAGAAAGGGTAACAAAGAAACCAAGTCTTTCAACTAGGCTTCAAAGTGGGATGAATCTACAGATCTGTTTTATGAATGAAACAGCCAGTGATCAAGAAAGTCAAGGAAGTGACCAAGATGCAGAAAATTATTGTCAAAATGATAATTTATCAGAAGAGttatcaaatgaaaaaataataggTGGAAGCACTGTTCTATCGTATTATGATAAG acAAAATCGAGCAAGTCATTAACAGAATCCACAAATAGCAGTCAAGTGTCAGGTACTAAGAGACAGAGACCATCATTTTTCTTCAATCGACCTAGACGTTGGAGCTTGCAATCATCCCACAAGAACAGAGAAACAAAAGAGAAAGTTGAAGAAGACTTCATCACCAGACAAGCTAGATTGCAGACAGAAGCAAGGCTGGCTTTAGCACAAGCCAAAGTTATGGCTCGAATGCAGATGGAGGtcgaaaaacaaaggaaaaagaaATCTCCTATCGCAGATATA gttGGTATTCCTCTTCCTGATGGGCACTGTCACCTTAGTCGCCAATTTTAA